One window of Diabrotica undecimpunctata isolate CICGRU chromosome 8, icDiaUnde3, whole genome shotgun sequence genomic DNA carries:
- the LOC140448734 gene encoding uncharacterized protein produces the protein MDTNKQKQFLLATYNIQLMAKDEKVYELEELSKIKWDIVEVKIIGEQCMYLNSGNRLYYTGKIDETYGGIGFGVKKYLTPYISTYKSVSDRVAYIIIDLDDKAKIKVIQVHAPTTTHQEEVVEMFYEDLITALAENDTKYTIITSPED, from the coding sequence ATGGATACGAACAAACAAAAACAGTTTCTACTAGCCACATACAACATCCAATTGATGGCTAAAGATGAAAAGGTCTACGAATTAGAAGAACTATCCAAGATAAAGTGGGATATTGTAGAAGTGAAAATAATAGGCGAACAATGCATGTATCTAAATTCTGGAAATCGCCTATACTATACAGGGAAAATAGACGAAACATATGGTGGAATAGGATTTGGTGTCAAAAAGTATCTCACACCATACATTTCTACATATAAAAGCGTTTCTGATAGAGTAGCTTATATTATAATAGACCTAGATGATAAAGCCAAGATCAAGGTTATACAAGTGCATGCTCCCACAACAACACATCAGGAAGAGGTAGTTGAAATGTTCTACGAAGATTTGATAACAGCATTAGcagaaaatgatacaaagtatACCATCATTACCA